The Streptomyces noursei ATCC 11455 sequence GGGATAGAAGCGCAGGAAGTTGCCGACAGCGTGCAACATGAACTTCTGACGGTTCTCCGCAACGTCGAAGTGGACGAACCCCTTGATGCGGTAGAGGCCGCCGGGTCGGCTGTCGAGGAACTCCATCAGGCGGCGCGGATGCATCGGCTCGGCGGACGTGAACTCCACGCTCTCGTAGGCGGCGTGCAGGTGCCCGGCGTCGCCATGCTCGCAGTCATGGCAACTCCGGTGGTCGTGGTCGCCACCGCCATCGATCGCCTGGCCCGGGGCTCCGTTGGCGGAAGCCTCGCGCAGCAGGTCCTCGAAGGACAGTTGGCGCACAGCCGCGTCGCGGTCCTCCCCAGGCCCGCGGTCGAAGAAGATCTCCGGATCGATACGCCCGTACGCCGTGCAGATCACCGGCCTGCCGGGAGCGAGATCCCCGAGCGTGCCGATGAGCTCCTGACGCGCGTCGTCCCCGATCCTGTCGGCCTTGTTGAGCACCACGAGGTCGGCGATCCCGACGTGCCGGTCCAGTTCGGGGTGCCGAACGCGAGTGTCCGCAAATTCCGCTGCGTCGACCACCTCGATCAGTCCGCCGTAGACGATCCGGTCGTTGTCGCTCGCCAGGATCATGCGGATGAGTTCCTGCGGCTCGGCCAGTCCACTGGCCTCGATCACGATCACGTCGATACGGGCCGCGGGGCGGGCCAGCCGCTCCAGGTAGGTGTCCAGCTCACTCGTGTCGACGGCACAGCACAGGCACCCGTTGCCGAGCGAGACCATCGAGTCGACCTGCCCGGCGACCGTCATGGCGTCGATCTCGATGCTGCCGAAGTCGTTGACGATCGCACCGATACGGGTGCCGTCGCCGGCACGCAGCAGGTGGTTGAGGAGGGTGGTCTTGCCTGACCCCAGGAAGCCCGCGAGCACGACGACCGGGATCTGTTGCGTGGCCAAGGGGAGCGCCTCCATGGTGCGGGTGGCGGGCCGCACGGCCCGGCGGCGGACGAGCTGTCGATCGTAACGGACCGCCCATGCCAAAGGCCCCGCCCTGCTACCCGTCCGGCCCGGAGACCGCCCCGGATCAAACAAGCCATAGCGGTCGTGGACAGCGACCGTGCCGTATCAGGAGCACCCACTCCTCTGGCCACTGCACGGTTGCTCTCGAAGTTTCAGACCTACCGATGGACGAGGTCCGCCCCGCCAACCGTCTGGGGCCTGCGACGCCTGCACACCAATGTCACCGCCGCCCCCGACCCTCATTGGGTGCCTTCGGCGTCGGCCTCCTGCGTTTCGGCCGCGCCGGGCGGCGTCGCAGCCTTCGGCCCCCGTGCCCGATTCCGCTGTACCGGAGGCACGACAGACCACCGCCACTCGTCGTGGCATGCCTCGCGGTCCTCCCGGCATTCCGGGCATGCCCCTCCGGGTTAGGCTCACCTTCGTGAGCACATGCGCTACCGCTTCCCTCGAAGCGTCCGAACCTCTCGCCGGAACGGCAGCCACCGCCCAGACCTGGCTGCTGATCGAGCAGACCGGGCCGTGGGGAGCCAAGGCGCTGGCGGACAGCCACCTCGACCCGCACGTCGGCCGGGCCCTGGAAGCCGCGGCAGAAGGTACTGGCGTGCGCGTTGCTCTCATCCGCCGGCCCGGGCGCCATGCCGACCTTCACGGCACCCCCCGGCGTCGGCTGTTTCTCGCGCACACCGCTCCCGGCCGTTCCTGGATCCGCACCACCACCGTCACCGACCCGCGAGCCGCGCTCGGGCTGGATTTCGCCGCCGCGGGAGCCGGAGACCATCTCGGTCTCTGGGAGCCGTACACCGGCGAACCTGTGGTGCTTGTGTGCACCAACGGCAAACGGGATCGCTGCTGTGCGCTCCTCGGCCGCCCGCTGGCCGCCGAGCTGGCCGCCGAGGGCGGCGCGACGTGGGAGGTGACGCACATCGGAGGTCACCGCTTCTCCCCCACTCTGTTCGTCCTCCCCTATGGCTACGCCTACGGACGCGCCTCGACTCAGCTGGTCGAGGATGTCGTGGAAGCGGTGCGAGGTGGTCTCGTCGCGCTCGACCAGTGCCGGGGCCGTTCGACGTGGGACCGGCCGGCCCAGGCCGCCGACCTCGCGGTCCGCGAGCTGATCCGGGAGCGTCGCGCGGACGCACTCGACGTCGTACGGACCGATCCGGTGCGGCCCGAACCGGCCGGACCGGGGAGTGGCCACGGACCCACGCCCGGAGACGGACCGATGGCGAACTCCGTTGACAGTTGGGCCGTCACCGTTGCGCATGCGGACGGGCGAGGCTGGAGAGTCGTGGTCGATCAGCGGGCCGATGGTGCTCCTGCGCCCGCCAGCTGTGGTGCGCCGCTCGGTCCACCGACGCGTATGGCGGTCGCCTCCATCACCGCGCTCGCGGACGGCGTTGCTGCGGGGCAGTCCCGCTCGCCCGCGCTTCCGTCGTTCTGATTCCGGCGGTGGATCCGGCTCCGCCGCTTCACCGCCCCGACCGGGGTTCCGTTCCGTGTCGACCGGTCCCGCGCCGGTCTCCACGGCGCGGGCCAACGCAACCCCCAACGCCAGTCCCAGCGTCGCGGCGAACCCCAGACTCAACATCGGCCCCATAGACCGCAGCACGGTTGCCGCACTCCGGTTGCCCCGTACCCTCACATCCGACGGCCCCGCGCCAGCGCCTGCGGCCCACATGCCTGCTCCCCTCCGCGCGCTGTCCCCACGCGCACCCCGGCCGGTGCGTTCACCCGCTCAACGCGGCGCTGCGTGGCAGCCACCGAGCGACATGGAACGGACCACCGGCTTCGGACCTGACCCTGCGAGGCTACGCACACACAATCCGCAACCGCGCGGGCTGTGGATAACTCCGCGCCGGCCCCGACCCTGACTCCGCCGTGCGCTCAAGTCGTCCCGGCGTGAGCCCTCGGGCGCGGGAAACCGCTCCCTGCCCACGGCCGCGGAGCACCATCCGACCCTCACGACGCCCGCGGCAAGAGCAACGGTCCGCCGGCGCCACCAGCACTGTCCCGACAGGGCCGGCAAGCTTCTCTCCGCGTCGGCTCACCGTGCGGACGCCCCCGGAGGCTCCGCGAGGCCGTGCCGGTAGGCATAGTGGATCGCCTGCGCCCGGTCGCGTAGTCCCGCCTTGGCGAACAGGTTGTTGATGTGCGTCTTCACCGTCGCCGTGGAGACGTGCAGGGTACGGGCGATCTCCGGATTGGTCTGGCCCCCCGCCACGAGACGCAGCACCTCCACCTCCCTGGCGGTGAGCCCGTCCGGCGGCTCTGCGGGCGGTTCGGGACGGCTCGGTGCGGGCTCGGCGATGCGCTCCAGCAGGCGACGTTGGATCTTCGGTGACAGCCCCGCGTCGCCCGAGAGCACGTCGTCGATGGCGCGGACGATCTCGTCCCCGTCCGCGTCCTTGGTGAGGTACCCACGAGCGCCGGCCTGCAGGGCAGGAAAGAGCGAGTCGTCATCGGCATACGTGGTGAGCACCACGACCTGGGTTCCGGGATGGTCCGTGCGGATGCGGCGAGTGGCCTCGACACCATCGCAGCGCGGCATCCGCAGATCCATCAGGACGACGTCGGGGGCGAGTTCGGCAACGAGGTGGACAGCCTCGTCGCCGTCGGCCGCCGAACCGACGACCTCGATGCCCGGCAGCAGCCCCAGCAGCATCACGATGCCCTCGCGCACCACCGTCTGGTCATCGGCCACGACCACACGCGTCGTGGTACGCGCCGTCATGCGGGCACCTTCAACCACACCACGAAACCCTCCTCGTCGGGGCCGGATTCCAGCGTTCCGCCGAGGAGTTCGGCGCGCTCCCGCATCCCGAGGAGACCGTACCCGGAACCGCTCTTCGCGAGCTCACCCGGTTTGCCACGACCGCCGAAGTCCCGCACCACCAAGCCCACGTTGCCCTCGTCGTACTCCAGCCGCAGCCGCACGCGGGCTCCCGGTGCGTGCTTGCGCACGTTCGTCAGTGCCTCCTGGGCGACCCTTCGGATAGCGAGTCCCGCTTCCGCGGAGAGTGCGCGCGGCTCGCCCACGACGTCCAACTGCGCGCCCTCAGCGGCCGCCAGACGGCGCAGGAAGTCCTCGACCGGGGCCATCTCGCCCCGGAGGGCTGAAAGGGCCTCACGCGTGCCGTCAAGCCCTTCTCGCGCCATCCCACGGCAGGCCACCACCCGCTCCAGCAGCTGTGCGCGATCCGCCTCCAGATCGCTGCTGCGCTGGATCAGTTGCCGAGCCGCCTCCAGATGCACCAACTGGGCGCTCAGGCTGTGCGCGAGGACATCGTGGATCTCACGAGCGATCCGCCCCCGTTCGGCAAGGGCCGCAGTCTCCGCCTCGGCTTTGCGGGCCGCGCGCTCCTGGACCAGCAGCCGCTGCGTACTGCCGCGCGCCTCGGCGTCCAGGCGTACGACGTAGCCGGCCAGCGCCAGGCCCGCGGCGGTCACGGCGGTGGTCAGCCAGTTGTCGCTGTTCACCACGGCGAACGCACCGAGTGCGAGGGCGGAACACGGCACCCCGGCGCTGAGCGGCAGTCGCTCCATCGCCGTCATGGCGCAGGCGCACCACACGACGATCGCCGGCAAACGGGCGCCGACCAGAAAAAAACCGAAGGCGGTGGCCTCCAGTAGGGCGAACAGCGCGATGGAGGGCCAGATCCGCCGCTCCAGTGTCATCCGGAAGAAGCCTCGGAACGCCAGCACGGCGATGACGACTCCGGCACCCGCCGCGGCCAGTCCCCAACCGCTGAAGGCCCCTCCCCCGAAGGTGGCCCAGAGCAGGCCGACAAGCACGATGACGCGGATGCCGCGGCCGATCCACAGACGGGTCTCGCTGAGGCCCTCCTTCGAGAGTGCCTCCCGCAGTGGCCATCGCGTCCAGGCATTCGGCGGCACTTCAGGTCCTTTCGGTGCGCGGCGCAGGGCCTCAGCCCGCGACAGGGACACCGTACGTCCGCTGGAGCCCCTGGGCCCGCCAGGCGGTCACACCGGCACGGGTGAGCAGCATCGCGGCTACGGACAGCAGGGTCGACTGGCTGCTCTGGTGGACCCCCAGGACGGCGGCTACACCCATGAGTCCCAAGCGCAGCGCGATGCCACCGAGCCATACGCCAGCCGCCGCCCAGGTTCCCTTGGTCCACACCGCGCCGTTCTCGTCCGTCCACAGGCGTGTGGTCCACGCCCAGGCCGCTCCGCCGGCCAGTCCGATCACGAGCGTCGCGAGCAGCAGCACCACGGAGGCGGCTCGATGGGCGGGGTCCAGGAGGCCGGGCTGCCGCAGCGCCAGGAAGACCAGGATGACCGGCATCAGCCACCACTTCCTGCCCTCCGACGTGACGCGCTGCGCCGTGAACTGCCGTGCAAAGACGATCGCGACGATCGCGACGAGCACAGCGATGTTGAGCAAGCCGCTCATGGCCTGAAGCCTCCGTGGGACGGGGAATTTCGACGCTCCCGACGCTACGGAGAGAGCCCCGTGGCCCGGATCGGAGCCAGGGTGGGACGTGGGTGGAAATGGCGACGGGCGCCTCTCCACCCGTGGGTGGAGAGGCGCCCGTACCGCGCTGTGACCGGCTCAGGTGTCGATGCGTGAACGGTCCAGAGTGGCGGCGGAGTTGGTGATGAACTCCTTGCGGGGAGCGACTTCGTTGCCCATCAGGAGGTCGAATGCCTTTTCCGCGGCTTCGAGATCGCTGATGTTGATCCGCCGCAGGGTGCGGTGGCGCGGGTCCATGGTCGTTTCGGCGAGCTGGTCGGCGTCCATCTCACCGAGACCCTTGTAGCGCTGGATGCTGTCCTTGTAGCGGACGTTCTTGCGCTGGAGCTCCAGGAGGGTCTGTCGCAGCTCGTTGTCCGAGTACGTGTAGATGTACTTGTCCTGGCCCTTCTTGGGGCTGACCAGCTCGACACGGTGCAGCGGCGGGACGGCGGAGAAGACCCGGCCCTGTTCCACCATCGGCCGCATGTAGCGCTGGAAGAGCGTCAGCAGCAGGCAGCGGATGTGCGCCCCGTCGACGTCCGCGTCGGCGAGGAAGATGACCTTGCCGTAGCGGGCGGCGTCGATGTCGAAGGTGCGCCCCGAGCCGGCCCCTATGACCTGGATGATGGCGCCGCACTCGGCGTTCTTCAGCATGTCCGAGACCGACGACTTCTGGACGTTGAGGATCTTGCCGCGGATCGGCAGCAGCGCCTGGAACTCCGAGTTCCGCGCCAACTTCGCGGTGCCCAGCGCCGAGTCGCCCTCGACGATGAACAGCTCGCTGCGGTCGACGTCGTCGCTGCGGCAGTCCGCCAGCTTGGCGGGGAGGGACGAGGACTCCAGCGCCGTCTTCCGCCGCTGGGCCTCCTTGTGCTGGCGCGCGGCGATGCGTGTACGGGCCGCGGCGACGATCTTCTCCAGTACGGAGCGGGCCTGCTGCTTGGCGTCCCTCTTGGTGGAGGTCAGGAACGCCTTGAGTTCCCTGCTGACCACCTGGGCGACGATCCGCGACGCGGCGGAGGTACCGAGCACCTCCTTGGTCTGGCCCTCGAACTGGGGCTCCGCGAGCCGCACCGTGACGACGGCGGTGAGGCCCTCGACGGCGTCGTCCTTGACGACGTCGTCCTCGGCGACGCGCAGCAGCTTGCTGGCCCGCAGTACCTCGTTGACGGTCTTGGCCACCGAACGCTCGAACCCGGCGACGTGGGTGCCGCCCTTGGGGGTCGCGATGATGTTGACGAACGACTTGATCGTCGAGTCGTAACCGGTGCCCCAGCGCAGGGCGATGTCGACGCCCAGTTCACGGGTGACTTCGGTGGGTGTCATGTGGCCGCGCTCGTCGAGCACCGGCACGGTCTCCTTGAAGGTGCCCTGGCCGGTCAGCCGCAGGACGTCGCAGACGGCCTTGTCCTGGGCGAGGTACTCGCAGAACTCGCTGATCCCGCCGTCGTAGCGGAAGGTGTCTTCCGTCTTCCCGGCGCCGTCGATGCCGCGCTCGTCCCGGACCACGATGGTCAGGCCGGGCACCAGGAAGGCGGTCTGGCGGGCACGGGCGTGCAGCGTCTCCAGGGAGAGCTTGGCGTCCTTGAGGAAGATCTGCCGGTCCGCCCAGTAGCGCACCCGGGTGCCGGTCTTGGTCTTCGGGATGCGCTTGCCCTTGTGCAGCCCGTTGGCGGGCTCGAACGGGGCGTCCGGTCCGGATTTGGTGAAGGCACCGGGGACGCCGCGGCGGAAACTGATCGCGTGCGTCTTGCTGTTGCGGTCGACCTCGACGTCCAGTCGCGCGGAGAGCGCGTTGACCACCGAAGCGCCGACGCCGTGCAGACCGCCGGAGGCGGCGTAGGAGCCGCCGCCGAACTTTCCGCCGGCGTGCAGCTTGGTCATCACGACCTCGACGCCGCTGAGCCCGGTCTTGGGCTCGACGTCGACGGGGATCCCTCGGCCGTTGTCCTGGACCTCCACGGACCCGTCGTCGTGGAGGATCACCTCGATGTGGTCACAGTAGCCGCCGAGCGCCTCGTCGACGGAATTGTCGATGATCTCCCACAGGCAGTGCATCAGGCCGCGACTGTCCGTCGAGCCGATGTACATGCCCGGGCGCTTCCGGACGGCTTCCAGACCCTCGAGGACGAGCAGATGCCGCGCGGTGTAGTTGGAACCGTCCCGGTCTGCCCCGGTCAGCACTGCGGTGGACGGCACGGACATCTCGGCGGTCACGCGGTTCGCTCCTCGCTGAATTTCTGACAGTCCGCATTCCGCGGACTCGGTTGTGGCGGTGTCGCCGGTGAGAGGGTACCGAGGCCCAGTAGAGCCGATGTGACGCCACCCGTGAGCGTGACCATGGTAGTAGAATTTCGCTCGTACGTTCGATCGCTCGATGGGGTGACGTCCTAGTGACGTGCACATCACGTTCCCTTCGAGGCATGAACCATTTAGGCTCCGGGCACGTCCTCATCAACAACCGGCAAGCCAGCCGGGAGGGCAGACTTCAGCAACCAACGTGAATCAGACCACCACGCACTACGGCTCATTCGCCGCCACCCGGCAGCACCCGGCCCCTCGGAAGAAATTTTTCGAGGAAAAGGCACGAGCGGGAACGTTTTCGGCCTGGTTGGATGTTGACCCTGGTACGACAGCTCGTCGAGCTAGAGAAGAGGCGACGTGACTACTGTTCTGACACCCGCGAGCCCGCTGACGGCCGCTGACCGGTGCGACCGCTGCGGCGCCCAGGCATACCTGCGCGTCGTCCTGATGTCCGGCGGAGAACTGCTCTTCTGCGCCCACCACGGCCGCAAGTTCGAGCCAGAACTCAAGAAGATCGCCGCGGAAATACAGGACGAGACGGAGCGGCTCACGGCCAATCCAAGGTCTGCGTCCGAAGAGGAACGCTGACACATCGCAACCACGACGAGCGAGTAGCGGCTCAACGCCGTGCGGCGGGCGGACTTTCCGGCACGACCGGGGAGGCCGCCCGCTTGCTGTGGCCTGCCCGCTTGGCCGGCGTCTTTGAGTCGGCGTCGTTCAGTCGGCGTCGTTCAGTCGGCGCCGTGCTCGAGTACGGCCGGGAGCAGCGCGGACGCCCGGGTGTAGACGCCGGGGCTGCCCACGCGCCCGCAGCCGGTCCCCCAGGACACCAGCCCCACCAGCTGTCCGCGCACGACCAGCGGCCCGCCGCTGTCCCCCTGACAGGCGTCACGCCCGCCCTTCAGCTCCCCCGCGCACAGCATTGAGGCGGCCTTGTACGTGCCGTCGGCGCTGCCCGGGTAAGCCTGCGTGCACACGGCGTCGCGGAGCACGTTCACCTTCGCCGACCGCAGCCGTGACGCGTAGCTGCCGTCGCCCGTCATGTCGCCCCACCCGTAGACCGTGGCGGTGCCGCCAGGGTCGTAGACGCTGTCGTTGGGGCGCGCTATTTGAATGGGTTGGTTCGGGACTCTCTTCTGGAGGGTTATGACGGCCATGTCGCCCTCGTTGGTCCAGCTGTTGTAGCGCGGATTGACCCACACTTTGGCGATCTTTATCTCCTGGCCGCCCTTGCTGGTGAGGTTGTTGCGTCCCACGACGACGCGCAGGTCCTTCACCTCCTGCCAGGGCAGTCCCAGGACTTCCCGGCCCAGGCAGTGCGCGGCCGTCACCACCGTCGCGTGCCCGACCAGCACACCGCCGCAGAACTGACCGGAGCGCCGGTTCCCGAATCGCTGGTGCGAGGCCAGGGCGACCGCCCAGGGGCTCTGGGAGTGACGGACGGGCTTCCCCCCGACCACGAGGTCATCTGCGGCCGCTGAGGCCGGCACGGCGAGGGTCAGGGCAAGCGCCCCGAGGGTGGCGCGTACGGTGGGGCGCATACGGACTCCCGACTCTGGGAAAGTGGTCGCCTACCCAGAGTGACCCAAACGGGCGCGCCCCGCACCCGGACGGCCGCGAGCCCGGCGCTCCACGGAGGTAGAGGGCCGGGCTCGCGGCACGGTCGGAGCCGTCTCGACTAGTCGAGGTAGTCCCGCAGCACCTGGGAGCGCGACGGGTGGCGCAGCTTCGACATGGTCTTGGACTCGATCTGGCGGATCCGCTCGCGGGTGACGCCGTAGACCTTGCCGATCTCGTCGAGGGTCTTGGGCTGGCCGTCCGTGAGGCCGAACCGCATGGACACCACGCCGGCCTCGCGCTCGGAGAGGGTGTCCAGCACCGAGTGCAGCTGCTCCTGGAGGAGCGTGAAGCTGACCGCGTCGGCCGGGACGACCGCCTCGGAGTCCTCGATGAGGTCACCGAACTCGCTGTCGCCGTCCTCGCCCAGCGGGGTATGCAGGGAGATCGGCTCGCGCCCGTACTTCTGGACCTCGATGACCTTCTCGGGGGTCATGTCGAGTTCCTTGGCCAGCTCCTCCGGGGTGGGCTCGCGGCCCAGGTCCTGGAGCATCTGGCGCTGGACGCGGGCCAGCTTGTTGATGACCTCGACCATGTGGACGGGGATACGGATCGTGCGAGCCTGGTCGGCCATGGCGCGGGTGATGGCCTGGCGGATCCACCACGTCGCGTAGGTCGAGAACTTGTAGCCCTTGGTGTAGTCGAACTTCTCGACCGCACGGATCAGACCGAGGTTGCCCTCCTGGATCAGGTCCAGGAAGAGCATGCCGCGGCCGGTGTACCGCTTGGCCAGGGAGACGACCAGTCGGAGGTTGGCCTCCAGGAGGTGGTTCTTCGCCCGGCGGCCGTCCTCGGCGATGATCTCCAGCTCGCGCTTCAGCTTGGGCGCGAGCTTGTCGCTGTTGGCGAGCTTGTCCTCCGCGAACAGACCCGCCTCGATGCGCTTGGCGAGCTCGACCTCCTGCTCGGCGTTGAGGAGCGGGACCTTGCCGATCTGCTTGAGGTAGTCCTTGACCGGGTCGGCGGTGGCGCCGGCCGCGGCGACCTGCTGGGCGGGCGCGTCGTCCTCGTCCTCGTCCGACAGCACGAAACCGGCGTTCTCGGCGGTCTCGGCGTCGGTGGGCTCGCCCTTGCCGGGCGCCGGGGTCTCCTCGGTCAGCTCGTCCTCGAGCAGATCGTCGACGTCCTTCTTGGACCCGGTCTTCTTCGCGGTGGCCTTCTTGGCCGTGGTCTTCTTCGCGACCGTCTTCTTGGCGGCCGTCTTCTTCGCCGCGGCCTTCTTCGCAGGCGCGGACTCGGACTCACCGAGGGCCGGATCCGCCATCGCGGCGGCGGCCGAGGCGGTGGTGGTCTTCTTCACCGTGGCGGTCTTGGCCGCGACGGTCTTGGTGGCGGTGCGCTTCGCCGGACTCTTCGCTGCGACGCTCTTGCGGGTGCGCTTGGGCGCCTCTGCGGCACTGACCATCAGCGTCACACCCTCCTCGTCGAGGATCTGGTTGAGGCTGCGCAGAACGTTCTTCCACTGGGTTGGCGGAATCTGGTCAGCCTCGAAGGCCCGACGCACGTCATCGCCGGCGATCTGCCCATCTGCCTTTCCCCGCTCGATGAGCGCCATCACAGACTCGGACTCGGCGATCTCCGGCGGGAGCGTACGGGATGTGCTGGCCGACACGAACAACCTCTCGGAACGTTGGAAACGGCTTCCGACCCCGTCCACTGTGGATCGGAGCCGACGACCGCCGGTGGGGATGGACCGACGGCGCAGGGGCAACCGGGGAGTTGAACAGCGCCACGAACGCCGCTCGCATTCCCTCCTCGGCTATCACCTCTTACGTCATCGCGCTTCCCCGGAGAGCGTTACGCCCAATCTGCGTGGCCCGAGTCACACCCCATAACGACCCATTCCCAGTCATATGCGGTGCAATCCTCTCAAAGTCTTCCGCCGGATCCGGACGACGCCCCGGATCCGGCGATCTTGTGCTCCTTCGGTACGTGTCGCGCGTCCTCGGCAGGGGTGCACGGGGCGCGAGTCCGCGCGGTGCTCACGGTCCGCACGTGGTCGGGTACGGGGCTTCAGTGCTCGCGCGGCGCGGGGACGACGTGGTCCACGGGCGTCCCGGCACCCTGGCCGCCGGCCTCGCCATGGGCGGCGAGGAGCTGGCGCATCGCGGTCTCGGCGGCGGAGGCGTCGCCGGAGCCGATCGCGTCGACGACCCTCATGTGCTGACCCACGGACGTCTCGACCGGCCGCTCGCAGCCGCTGCCGGGTCCACCGGAGACGTGCAGGGCGGAGGTGACGATGCCCGCGAGGTGCTCGAGCATGCGGTTGCCGGCGAGCTGGAGGAGCAGGGTGTGGAACTCGGCGTCGGCGCGGGCGAAGGTCATGGTGTCGCCCTGGGCCGCCGAGTGGCCCATGATCTCGACCATGTCGGCGAGCCGCTGCTGGATGTCCTCGCGGCCGTGGCCGGCGGCGAGCCGGGCGGCCAGCGGCTCGATCGTCCAGCGCAGCTCGCACAGCTCGCGGCGCTGGTCGTCGCGCTGCGGCCCGTAGGCGCGCCATTCGATGATGTCGGGGTCGAGGAGGTTCCAGTCGCTGACCGGGCGTACTCGGGTCCCCACGTTCGGGCGCGCGCTCACCAGGCCCTTGGCCTCGAGGACGCGCAGGGACTCGCGGACGACGGTGCGGGAGACCTCGAAGCGCTGACCGATCTCCTCGGGGACGAGCGGGCGGTCGGCGCCGAGGTCGCCGGAGACGATCATCTGGCCGAGCTGCTGGACGAGTTGGCCGTGGAGGCCGCGGCCGCGGCTGCCCGCCGCGCGCCGGCCGACCCGGCCGATGTCTGTCTCGGAGCCTTCCCAGACCGGCGAGAC is a genomic window containing:
- a CDS encoding FadR/GntR family transcriptional regulator, with amino-acid sequence MLFTKDLKAVQGVADKGCVSTLAHTMMTAARPGDTGLAGPGELDRYPYANAANAAGQDRTERVSPVWEGSETDIGRVGRRAAGSRGRGLHGQLVQQLGQMIVSGDLGADRPLVPEEIGQRFEVSRTVVRESLRVLEAKGLVSARPNVGTRVRPVSDWNLLDPDIIEWRAYGPQRDDQRRELCELRWTIEPLAARLAAGHGREDIQQRLADMVEIMGHSAAQGDTMTFARADAEFHTLLLQLAGNRMLEHLAGIVTSALHVSGGPGSGCERPVETSVGQHMRVVDAIGSGDASAAETAMRQLLAAHGEAGGQGAGTPVDHVVPAPREH